A single Gaiellales bacterium DNA region contains:
- a CDS encoding glycosyltransferase codes for MVETLRICLVSPYALAGSHPVAEYVRNEATGLARRGHRVTVLAPSASTRALRSGRQRLRALAGGDAEAIHALPGEPLAVAVGPAVPHGSRGRGRGAGIPVAASANVALAVGEGGFEIVHAHEPTVPGLATAALRHTRGLTVATFHAEVERAVAYPIRGGSRKRYGARIDALIAASPQAAEQAAGVYPGEYRIEPAPIAPAFARGGEKRKGMVVAEWTGEARTVVRGLLRMAADAPDVELVLAWDRRGRRPMRPYIPPRARGRVRVEGLETDEARAVLLRSAEVFVAAPDGSSALAWEARAAGAVVVSADDDGPALRYAVDQPPLAAAAAVRALEDGALRARVSGEAFTAAAERSADALAARLEALYDSLLHRRRAKTGMPPVRRQMVEVDLHMHTSHSHDCATDPEALVDHCIAQGLGAIAITDHNEISGAFEAAALGKPITVIVGEEVKTAQGEVIGLFLTERIEKGMPMADTILEIQRQGGLVLMPHPFDRLHTIPDSSTLLRHLDEIDVFEVYNSRLLFDSFNDDALRFATKYNLVQSAGSDAHVLQGIGTAINRIPAFDGPEEFLVSMRHNEIVRRPKNLLYLQGLKWVQQVGKTGS; via the coding sequence ATGGTCGAAACGCTGAGGATCTGCCTCGTCTCGCCGTACGCGCTGGCCGGGTCGCACCCGGTCGCCGAGTACGTCCGCAACGAGGCAACCGGCCTCGCCCGGCGTGGGCACCGCGTCACGGTGCTCGCGCCGAGCGCGTCCACGCGGGCCCTGCGCAGCGGCCGGCAGCGCCTGCGTGCGCTCGCGGGCGGCGACGCCGAGGCGATCCACGCGCTGCCCGGCGAACCGCTCGCCGTTGCCGTGGGGCCCGCCGTGCCGCACGGCTCGCGCGGTCGCGGGCGCGGCGCCGGGATCCCCGTTGCCGCATCGGCCAACGTGGCGCTGGCGGTGGGAGAGGGCGGGTTCGAGATCGTCCATGCGCACGAGCCGACGGTGCCCGGTCTGGCAACGGCGGCCCTGCGGCACACGCGCGGGCTGACCGTCGCGACGTTCCATGCCGAGGTCGAGCGCGCGGTCGCCTACCCGATCCGCGGCGGCAGCCGGAAGCGCTACGGCGCGCGCATCGACGCGCTGATCGCCGCCAGCCCGCAGGCCGCGGAGCAGGCGGCGGGCGTCTACCCCGGCGAGTACCGGATCGAGCCGGCCCCCATAGCGCCCGCGTTCGCCAGGGGCGGCGAGAAGCGCAAGGGCATGGTCGTCGCCGAGTGGACGGGCGAGGCCCGCACCGTCGTGCGCGGGCTGCTGCGCATGGCCGCCGACGCCCCGGACGTCGAGCTGGTGCTCGCCTGGGACCGTCGCGGCCGACGGCCGATGCGGCCGTACATCCCGCCACGCGCACGCGGCCGCGTGCGCGTCGAGGGGCTCGAGACGGACGAGGCGCGGGCGGTGCTCCTGCGCAGCGCGGAGGTGTTCGTCGCCGCACCGGATGGCAGCAGCGCGCTCGCATGGGAGGCACGGGCCGCCGGGGCGGTGGTCGTGTCGGCCGACGACGACGGGCCTGCCCTTCGCTACGCGGTCGACCAGCCGCCGCTGGCCGCCGCCGCCGCCGTGCGCGCGCTGGAGGATGGCGCGCTGCGCGCACGGGTCTCCGGCGAGGCCTTCACGGCAGCCGCCGAGCGCAGCGCGGATGCCCTCGCCGCCCGGCTGGAGGCGCTCTACGACAGCCTGCTCCACCGGCGCCGGGCGAAGACCGGCATGCCGCCGGTGAGGCGGCAGATGGTCGAGGTCGACCTGCACATGCACACGAGCCACTCGCACGACTGTGCGACCGACCCGGAGGCCCTCGTCGACCACTGCATCGCGCAGGGGCTCGGCGCCATCGCGATCACCGACCACAACGAGATCTCGGGAGCATTCGAGGCCGCGGCGCTCGGCAAGCCGATCACCGTGATCGTCGGCGAGGAGGTGAAGACTGCACAGGGCGAGGTGATCGGCCTGTTCCTCACCGAGCGGATAGAGAAGGGCATGCCGATGGCCGACACGATCCTGGAGATCCAGCGCCAGGGCGGCCTCGTGCTGATGCCTCACCCGTTCGACCGGCTGCACACCATCCCGGACTCCTCGACGCTGCTGCGCCACCTGGACGAGATCGACGTCTTCGAGGTCTACAACTCGCGCCTGCTGTTCGACTCGTTCAACGACGACGCGCTCCGGTTCGCCACCAAGTACAACCTCGTCCAGTCCGCCGGCTCGGACGCGCATGTGCTGCAGGGCATCGGCACGGCGATCAACCGCATCCCCGCGTTCGACGGGCCGGAGGAGTTCCTCGTGTCGATGCGCCACAACGAGATCGTCCGCAGGCCGAAGAACCTCCTGTACCTGCAGGGGCTGAAGTGGGTGCAGCAGGTCGGGAAGACCGGGAGCTGA
- a CDS encoding uracil-DNA glycosylase family protein, giving the protein MSVPDDQIYERYQARAIAETNQLGHEIATWIGERHPSQAPVMGTGHPLADIFLLKYRPMPAEVQEGVAFFGRAGQAVLKSIERLRIDPLKLYGSVCLKVDIEPDDDDVAQARAWLTRELHITQPGIVVAMGEESVSFLNGLEFPLAAGVEYTPGMIQPFTPTIDVLAVPDIDGSLNDSTAKRDFWSAFKVLGEWYENLPPY; this is encoded by the coding sequence GTGAGCGTTCCCGACGATCAGATCTACGAGCGCTACCAGGCGCGCGCCATCGCCGAGACGAACCAGCTCGGCCACGAGATCGCCACGTGGATCGGCGAGCGGCACCCGTCGCAGGCGCCCGTGATGGGAACCGGGCATCCGCTCGCGGACATCTTCCTGCTCAAGTACCGGCCGATGCCCGCGGAGGTGCAGGAAGGCGTCGCGTTCTTCGGCCGCGCCGGCCAGGCGGTGCTGAAGAGCATCGAGCGGCTTCGCATCGACCCCCTCAAGCTGTATGGAAGCGTGTGCCTGAAGGTCGACATCGAGCCCGACGACGACGACGTCGCCCAGGCGCGTGCCTGGCTGACGCGCGAGCTGCACATCACCCAGCCGGGCATCGTCGTCGCGATGGGCGAGGAGTCGGTGAGCTTTCTCAACGGGCTCGAGTTCCCGCTCGCGGCGGGCGTCGAGTACACGCCGGGCATGATCCAGCCGTTCACGCCCACCATCGACGTGCTCGCCGTGCCCGACATCGACGGCTCGCTGAACGACTCCACGGCGAAGCGGGACTTCTGGTCGGCGTTCAAGGTGCTCGGCGAGTGGTACGAGAACCTTCCACCGTACTGA
- a CDS encoding HD-GYP domain-containing protein: protein MLASLAALAPPLLVAAGARTVAGEFELPGVHVVAVTGTASFAAVISVLMTRAALHRNDMRAGLVGVAFTAVAGLMTVHGLATPGFLLEEYGRNATVGLAGVLAVPAGGLLLAAATLAPTVAAGARRIVMRLQMAVLAALLGFGVIGLTHPALIPLIPLQIEPWAYVVLFPVAAVYGWLAWRAVHTHQLTGRRADLVVAIGLAWLGASIVFYMLADVWSFQFWAAHALEAIGFAAVAGAVAVDLARQVPSHHLYRRIDGSDLLESEEDLLGGYVRSLTATMELRDPTTREHARRVAALAVRVGMHAGLPDPSLRTLAIAGLLHDIGKLQVPETILRKPGRLTDEEFAVIKTHPDRGADLLAHLGGFDRELPLVRHHHERFAGGGYPSGGPAERLPVEVRILTLCDVYDALTSMRAYREPWTHDRAMEQIVSESGTTFDPACVAALTEVLSGPDVRVTVLRRSLGRRHVIA, encoded by the coding sequence ATGCTCGCCTCCCTGGCCGCGCTGGCTCCGCCGCTGCTCGTGGCCGCCGGAGCTCGCACGGTGGCCGGCGAGTTCGAGCTGCCGGGGGTGCATGTCGTGGCCGTCACGGGCACGGCATCGTTCGCGGCCGTCATCTCCGTGTTGATGACGCGTGCCGCACTGCACCGCAATGACATGCGCGCAGGCCTGGTCGGCGTCGCGTTCACGGCCGTCGCCGGCCTGATGACGGTGCACGGCCTCGCCACCCCGGGCTTCCTGCTCGAGGAGTACGGGCGCAACGCGACCGTCGGCCTGGCCGGCGTTCTCGCCGTGCCGGCCGGCGGGCTGCTGCTCGCGGCCGCGACGCTGGCGCCCACGGTGGCGGCAGGTGCGCGGCGAATCGTGATGCGCCTCCAGATGGCGGTGCTGGCCGCGCTGCTCGGCTTCGGCGTCATCGGGCTGACGCACCCGGCGCTGATCCCGCTGATCCCGCTGCAGATCGAGCCGTGGGCCTACGTCGTGCTCTTCCCCGTCGCCGCGGTGTACGGATGGCTCGCCTGGCGCGCCGTGCACACCCATCAGCTGACGGGCCGGCGCGCCGACCTCGTCGTCGCAATCGGGCTGGCCTGGCTCGGCGCCTCGATCGTCTTCTACATGCTCGCGGACGTGTGGTCGTTCCAGTTCTGGGCGGCGCACGCGCTCGAGGCAATCGGGTTCGCGGCCGTCGCCGGCGCGGTTGCGGTCGACCTGGCCCGGCAGGTGCCGTCGCATCACCTGTACCGCCGGATCGACGGCAGCGATCTGCTGGAGTCCGAGGAGGACTTGCTCGGCGGCTACGTCCGCAGCCTGACGGCGACGATGGAGCTCCGAGATCCGACCACGCGCGAGCATGCCCGCCGGGTGGCCGCGCTGGCCGTCCGCGTCGGGATGCACGCCGGCCTGCCGGACCCCTCGCTCCGCACGCTGGCGATCGCCGGTCTGCTGCATGACATCGGCAAGCTGCAGGTGCCCGAGACGATCCTCAGGAAGCCGGGCCGGCTGACGGACGAGGAGTTCGCGGTGATCAAGACCCATCCCGACCGCGGCGCCGATCTGCTCGCGCACCTGGGCGGATTCGACCGCGAGCTGCCGCTCGTCCGGCACCACCACGAGCGGTTCGCGGGCGGCGGCTACCCGTCCGGCGGCCCGGCGGAGCGGCTGCCGGTCGAGGTACGGATCCTCACGCTCTGCGACGTCTACGACGCCCTGACCAGCATGCGGGCGTACCGCGAGCCGTGGACGCACGATCGGGCGATGGAGCAGATCGTCAGCGAGTCGGGGACGACGTTCGACCCGGCCTGCGTCGCCGCGCTGACCGAGGTGCTGTCCGGGCCGGACGTGCGTGTGACGGTACTGCGCCGGTCGCTCGGCCGCCGGCACGTCATCGCCTGA
- a CDS encoding S53 family peptidase, producing the protein MAPLGLLRRTSVPALIGAALLASSATAQATSHAHVPGTAPSWATRGNQAGQASPNGRVVFSVWLGWRDQSGLDDLLAEQRDATSAQYHRWLSPQEFRSRFAPEERDVKRVARWLTGERFDLVEVPKNRLFVTASGSVAQVEQAFGVNESLYQVNGQTVRAPDSDPVIPNDLAPTVTAITGLDSAYALAEPRAKHAPPPPPTGTSLGPCSHSWGERTSTRFPNPFAPGQPLPWLLCGYTPSQIASAYGIDDLHARGLDGRGQTIAITGAFFSPTIRSDIRSFSRSFGLPPVRYSEVVAPGTLKYPKDPAETQNWYIEQALDVEWTHAIAPQARIVYVGAANTTKGLDQALNEVVDNRLADVVSNSWGMAESDASKGEVRALNSVFEQAQAQGMEMVFASGDDGDNLGAVGRVSAGFPDSSPLVTSVGGTSLAVGASGERLWETGWGTTELGWTGRRWAPSFPGSFLYGAGGGASRLYAKPSYQDGVVPGTQRAEPDVAMVADPQTGVLFTQTFSKPNGGTEQKQTWIGGTSLSAPLMAGLATLANQSSGRSNGFLNPALYALAGRGVFNDITPSGGHLAVLRHRLNPDGTISTLLRSLDRDTSLRTAPGWDDVTGLGTPRAVQLVDALR; encoded by the coding sequence ATGGCTCCGCTCGGGCTGCTCCGCCGCACCTCAGTCCCAGCCCTGATCGGGGCCGCGCTCCTGGCATCCTCGGCGACGGCGCAGGCCACGTCGCACGCGCATGTACCCGGCACCGCGCCCTCGTGGGCGACGCGGGGGAACCAGGCGGGCCAGGCATCCCCGAACGGCCGGGTGGTGTTCTCGGTCTGGCTGGGATGGCGGGACCAGTCCGGCCTGGATGACCTGCTCGCGGAGCAGCGGGACGCGACCAGCGCGCAGTACCACCGATGGCTGAGCCCGCAGGAGTTCCGGAGCCGCTTCGCGCCGGAGGAGCGCGACGTCAAGCGCGTCGCCCGCTGGCTGACCGGCGAGCGGTTCGATCTGGTCGAGGTGCCGAAGAACCGGTTGTTCGTGACGGCCTCAGGATCCGTGGCGCAGGTGGAGCAGGCCTTCGGCGTGAACGAGTCGCTGTACCAGGTCAACGGGCAAACGGTGCGCGCGCCGGACTCCGACCCGGTCATCCCGAACGACCTGGCGCCCACGGTGACCGCGATCACCGGGCTGGACAGCGCGTACGCGCTCGCCGAGCCACGGGCGAAGCACGCGCCGCCGCCGCCGCCGACGGGAACGTCGCTCGGCCCCTGCTCCCACTCCTGGGGCGAGCGAACGAGCACGCGGTTTCCGAACCCGTTCGCCCCCGGGCAGCCGCTGCCGTGGCTGCTCTGCGGCTACACACCGTCGCAGATCGCCTCGGCGTACGGCATCGACGATCTGCACGCTCGCGGCCTGGACGGGCGCGGGCAGACGATCGCGATCACCGGCGCGTTCTTCTCCCCCACGATCCGCTCGGACATCAGGAGCTTCTCGCGGTCGTTCGGGCTGCCGCCCGTCCGCTACAGCGAGGTGGTCGCGCCCGGGACGCTGAAGTACCCGAAGGATCCGGCGGAGACGCAGAACTGGTACATCGAGCAGGCGCTCGACGTGGAGTGGACGCACGCGATCGCGCCGCAGGCGCGGATCGTCTACGTGGGAGCGGCGAACACCACCAAGGGCCTCGACCAGGCACTGAACGAGGTGGTCGACAACCGGCTGGCCGACGTCGTGTCGAACAGCTGGGGGATGGCGGAGTCGGACGCATCGAAGGGCGAGGTGCGGGCGCTGAACTCGGTGTTCGAGCAGGCCCAGGCACAGGGGATGGAGATGGTGTTCGCGTCCGGCGACGACGGCGACAACCTCGGCGCGGTGGGGCGCGTCTCGGCCGGGTTCCCGGACTCGAGCCCGCTCGTGACGTCGGTCGGCGGGACGAGCCTGGCGGTGGGCGCGAGCGGGGAGCGGCTGTGGGAGACGGGCTGGGGCACGACCGAGCTGGGCTGGACCGGGCGGCGATGGGCACCCTCGTTCCCCGGCTCGTTCCTCTACGGCGCCGGCGGCGGCGCGAGCCGCCTGTACGCGAAGCCGTCGTATCAGGACGGCGTGGTGCCCGGGACGCAGCGGGCGGAGCCCGACGTGGCGATGGTCGCCGACCCGCAGACGGGCGTGCTCTTCACGCAGACGTTCTCGAAGCCGAACGGCGGAACCGAGCAGAAGCAGACCTGGATCGGCGGCACGAGCCTCTCAGCGCCTCTGATGGCAGGGCTGGCAACGCTTGCGAACCAGTCCTCCGGCCGGTCGAACGGCTTTCTCAACCCTGCGCTGTACGCGCTCGCAGGGCGCGGGGTGTTCAACGACATCACGCCGAGCGGCGGCCACCTGGCCGTGCTGCGGCATCGACTGAACCCGGACGGGACGATCTCGACGCTGCTGCGCTCGCTCGACCGCGACACGTCGCTGCGGACGGCGCCGGGGTGGGACGACGTCACGGGGCTGGGGACGCCGCGCGCCGTCCAGCTGGTCGACGCCCTGCGCTAG
- a CDS encoding CDP-alcohol phosphatidyltransferase family protein: protein MTTSLARLKDGYTNGGRSVALRFMQRFRSVPLTPNQLTTSGFLLNVAAGALIYERHWVWAAAVFILGSVIDALDGALARAHGKMTPFGGFLDSTLDRMSEGVVLGAIALVLADQGHTVALACVFVALVGSFLVSYTRAKAEALGLKGDVGLMARAERIVLLAVALPFAGLGVLPYVIYVLAALTAFTVAQRMAFVRTQLQSKLEE, encoded by the coding sequence ATGACCACCTCCCTTGCCCGGCTGAAGGACGGCTACACCAACGGCGGGCGCAGCGTCGCGCTGCGCTTCATGCAGCGCTTCCGCAGCGTTCCGCTGACCCCGAACCAGCTCACCACCTCCGGGTTCCTGCTGAACGTCGCAGCCGGCGCGCTGATCTACGAGCGCCACTGGGTGTGGGCCGCGGCCGTCTTCATCCTGGGCAGCGTGATCGACGCCCTGGACGGGGCGCTCGCCCGGGCGCACGGGAAGATGACCCCGTTCGGCGGCTTCCTCGATTCGACGCTCGACCGCATGAGCGAGGGCGTCGTGCTGGGCGCAATCGCGCTCGTGCTCGCCGACCAGGGGCATACCGTCGCGCTCGCGTGCGTATTCGTCGCGCTGGTGGGCTCGTTCCTCGTCAGCTACACGCGTGCCAAGGCCGAGGCGCTCGGCCTCAAGGGCGACGTCGGCCTGATGGCGCGCGCAGAGCGGATCGTCCTGCTGGCGGTGGCACTGCCGTTCGCCGGCCTGGGAGTCCTGCCCTACGTCATCTACGTCCTGGCCGCGCTGACCGCGTTCACCGTTGCCCAGCGCATGGCCTTCGTCCGCACCCAATTGCAATCGAAACTGGAGGAGTAG
- a CDS encoding inositol-3-phosphate synthase has translation MAETASQNGHRSSNGKVRVAIVGVGNCASSFVQGVEYYKDADPGERVPGLMHVDLGGYHISDIEFSAAFDIDADKVGKDLSEAIFSGQNNTVTFSEVPTLGVPVQRGMTHDGIGKYLSQVITKAPGETSDVVRILQETKTDVVVSYLPVGSEEATKWYVEQVLAAGCGFVNCIPVFIAREPYWRRRFEEKGLPIVGDDIKSQVGATIVHRKLARLFQERGVRLERTHQLNVGGNTDFLNMLERERLESKKISKTNAVTSQLDHDLGAKNVHIGPSDHVAWLEDRKWAYIRLEGRSFGDVPLNIELKLEVVDSPNSAGIVIDAVRCAKLALDNGIGGALEWPSAYFMKSPPVQHPDDECHTQVETFIGQYGAKPGKKQKAAANS, from the coding sequence ATGGCCGAGACGGCCTCTCAGAACGGACACCGCAGCTCGAACGGGAAGGTGCGCGTCGCCATCGTCGGCGTCGGCAACTGCGCCTCGTCGTTCGTGCAGGGTGTCGAGTACTACAAGGACGCCGACCCCGGCGAGCGCGTGCCGGGCCTGATGCACGTCGACCTGGGCGGCTACCACATCTCGGACATCGAATTCTCGGCCGCCTTCGACATCGACGCCGACAAGGTCGGCAAGGACCTGTCCGAGGCGATCTTCAGCGGGCAGAACAACACCGTGACGTTCTCCGAGGTGCCGACGCTCGGCGTGCCCGTCCAGCGCGGCATGACCCACGACGGCATCGGCAAGTACCTGTCCCAGGTGATCACCAAGGCGCCCGGCGAGACGTCCGACGTCGTGCGCATCCTGCAGGAGACGAAGACGGATGTCGTCGTCAGCTACCTGCCGGTCGGCTCCGAGGAGGCGACCAAGTGGTACGTCGAGCAGGTGCTCGCGGCCGGTTGCGGCTTCGTCAACTGCATCCCCGTCTTCATCGCACGCGAGCCCTACTGGCGCCGCCGGTTCGAGGAGAAGGGCCTGCCGATCGTCGGCGACGACATCAAGTCCCAGGTCGGCGCGACGATCGTGCACCGCAAGCTGGCGCGGCTGTTCCAGGAGCGCGGCGTGCGGCTCGAGCGCACGCACCAGCTGAACGTCGGCGGCAACACCGACTTCCTGAACATGCTGGAGCGCGAGCGCCTCGAGAGCAAGAAGATCTCGAAGACCAACGCCGTCACCTCGCAGCTGGACCACGATCTCGGCGCCAAGAACGTGCATATCGGCCCCTCCGACCACGTGGCCTGGCTCGAGGACCGGAAGTGGGCGTACATCCGGCTCGAGGGCCGCTCGTTCGGCGACGTGCCGCTGAACATCGAGCTCAAGCTCGAGGTGGTCGACTCCCCGAACTCCGCAGGGATCGTGATCGACGCCGTCCGCTGCGCGAAGCTGGCGCTCGACAACGGCATCGGCGGCGCGCTGGAGTGGCCGTCGGCCTACTTCATGAAGTCCCCGCCGGTACAGCACCCTGACGACGAGTGCCACACGCAGGTCGAGACCTTCATCGGGCAGTACGGCGCGAAGCCCGGGAAGAAGCAGAAGGCGGCGGCGAACAGCTGA